Proteins encoded in a region of the Saccharothrix ecbatanensis genome:
- a CDS encoding maleylpyruvate isomerase family mycothiol-dependent enzyme codes for MDHAYFVQQLRIQYAALRDAAVAAGPDAPVPTCPGWTVRDLVDHIALVHSWVVRALHTAPDAERPLPDERPADWDELLAWWEAKFAELADTLAGSPSNTPAWTFSEAKNYGFWSRRQAHETAIHRLDAEHALHGADVPSLLFDVEFAADGVDEYLTRMLVRAAQRKPIESAGRVLFHAADAGRAWEVRLTPGEPPEVGPITGSATDEDATVAGTADALYRAVWARPSGAITSGDRSLLDGLPRP; via the coding sequence GCGGCGGTGGCCGCCGGGCCGGACGCGCCGGTGCCGACGTGCCCGGGGTGGACGGTGCGGGACCTGGTCGACCACATCGCGCTGGTGCACTCGTGGGTGGTGCGGGCGCTGCACACCGCGCCGGACGCCGAGCGGCCCCTCCCGGACGAGCGGCCCGCGGACTGGGACGAGCTGCTCGCGTGGTGGGAGGCGAAGTTCGCCGAGCTGGCGGACACGCTGGCCGGCAGCCCGTCGAACACGCCGGCGTGGACGTTCTCCGAGGCGAAGAACTACGGCTTCTGGTCCCGTCGCCAGGCGCACGAGACGGCGATCCACCGACTGGACGCCGAGCACGCGCTGCACGGCGCGGACGTGCCGTCGCTGCTGTTCGACGTGGAGTTCGCGGCGGACGGCGTGGACGAGTACCTGACCCGGATGCTGGTGCGCGCCGCCCAGCGCAAGCCGATCGAGTCGGCGGGCCGGGTGCTGTTCCACGCCGCGGACGCCGGTCGGGCCTGGGAGGTGCGGCTCACGCCGGGCGAGCCGCCGGAGGTCGGCCCGATCACCGGCTCGGCCACCGACGAGGACGCGACCGTCGCGGGCACCGCGGACGCGCTGTACCGGGCGGTGTGGGCGCGGCCGAGCGGAGCCATCACATCCGGTGACAGGTCACTGCTCGACGGGCTGCCTCGACCGTAG